The nucleotide window AATGAGAAGGGGGCAAATTTAAACGGTGGCGTGCCTCCATTTACCATATTCTATAGCAAATGATAACTGCACAACAACGATCatggaagagaaagaaattaagTACAACTAGTTTTATCAACGTGCTCATACAGACATACAAGAGATGCATGAACGGTGCAGATTCAACATTATATGGAACATAGAAATCTTTATGAGCAACCTTTAGATGTCGATCGAGCCCCATTCTGTGCACATTGGATAATAGCAACATAGAAATCTTGTAACCAATCCGATAATGAATTGTATATTATCACTAGAGTATCAATTAGCACGTATCTCATAACACCCTATTTCGGCGTCAAAGAAATAACTTGTGCCATAGATCTGAACCAAAAAACACTCACACAGACAACGCCATTCACAGCAAAACTATACACTACAGATCAGTTCCAATTTCCAACTTAGCTGATCCCACTCTAGAACAACTAGAAAGCCAATCCAAAGAATGCAATGGCATATCGTATATGAACAGAACTAAACctggaaaaaagaaactaaacacGAATCATACCCTTTCCATGCAATCATTCAAGTGGGCAGTGGTCCGCCAGCAGAGCCACCCAATCCCGAACCAAACAAGAACAATATCGTGGACACCACAAAGCTCCAGATCAAGAAACACAAGCACACAATGCGCCATTTCATGGAAACAAGGTCAGTCATCCAGTCTTTCTCTTCAGGCAGTGTATAATACTCATCCATAACAGCCTTCGTCAATGCATCTAGAACCTTCTTTGACCGAACATCAGAATTCGAAACCTCAACTCTCGCTTCTTTTAGAAGCTTCACCGCAACATCTGCCTCCAACCCCTCCACTGGACCGATCTTTGAACCGCATAGTTTGCCTAGTCCATATTTCTCGACGGAACCTGGTCCGTCTGTGATGGTGCTGATTTCTGAAGTTGGAGTAAGATCAGAGACAGATAATGTGTCTGTCGAAGCCCAAGGAGCCGGATTTAAAGGCGACACGGAGATCTGAACCGAGGAAAAGAATTTATCCAGAcaaacagaaatcaaaatacaaataaaatagcTAGATGACAACATTTAAAggatttttaatcatttcaactgtgattttttcttaacaaaaaataatcaaaatgaaaacaaattattagaaGACATTTAAGGATTATGTAACAGGAAATCagcataaattagaaaaatagtaATCTGTGATTACGATCGCAGCgagttcaaaagataaaaattgaagTAATATACCTAAATCAGTTTTGCGTAAGAGAAAAATCGAAATAAAATCGAAAATAAGGAATTTCAATGAAATGAAGAGAAATTTACTTGTGCTGTTTGGCCACAGTGATAAGCATCAGAGATGTCTGAAACTAGAGAGAAATCACTCAATTCGCTGTTGATTTCCGGCGAAACAACTTCGGCGGCCGAAGAAAACACACCGCTCAAGCTTTTCTTCGCGATCTACACAAGTAAGAGACTTTCAAAAAGAGATTCGGAAATATAGAGAGTAAACTTAGGGTTTGGAGTTCAATGACTTGATTAATTAACCTTTTGTGGCTTCTTCAATTGAGACTCTTTGAATTTGCGAGCGGAAGAGGATGATGATCGCGAGAGTTCTTTTAATGGCGTTTGGTACTCTTTCATTTTGGCGggacaaatttgattttttatttgttcttctttttaaaaaaaacaacaaactgAAATAGATGAAAAGGTTAAGGGAGAGTCTTATATATAGTGGAGCCCGGGAATATGGAGGTTACTGATTAAGCGCTAAACGCTTAAATTATGGGTTAATAGTTTCTGGTTACTAAGAGGGTCATTAATGGTtaaaatgttgaattttttttaataacaaatttgaGGATTTTGAGATTTGATAGAGTTAGATAAATTagctcaaacttttttttttaatcataaatatttaagttaatttacGTACATCTCGACTATTTCTTTAAGATTCTAAAATCAACAGttatataaattatcaatagttctgaaatttataatattttaattaataacttcTAAAAAGACAAACTCAAAACTTAACTAATTAACCTATATCTCTCCGAAATATTacccaatctttttttattaagtgacttattaaatttttaatatagctCGCCTAACTTTACATAGGTCATGCaagtaatcataattaaaagaaaacccaTTAACCCTGCCTTTTCTTTCTCACTGTGGTGTTATTAATAAAGATGACAATTGATACTTACAGGTAGGGTTTTATTATATGCATGCgatattcattatttatttaataaaaaatttagatatacTTCAGAATAtctatatgaatatttattattcagatattatttaatattaaaaaaatactgtttATGAGTTCTTGTCATTTCAATAtggaattaaattaatattgtttacgGGTTATTGACGTTTTATtatggaattaaaaataatatttttttacccttctaattgtttattttgttaagataagaaaaaatatatcatttcatcatgtaatgttttttttatgctaagagattttaaaaattgttcATTCGTTATTTTTTAAGGGTCCCGAAAGCCTGCACCCAGTTGGGCCAGTCCCGGGCCTAGCTAGAAGCCTGAATGGTCTGAATTGGGCCTGATAAAAGTCAATCAGGCCTTCCTTAAGCCCGGATCGACCTGACCCATGAGCaagtctaatataaaaaatagagataatcATTGTTGCAATCAACACCTAACTACCCCTTGTAATTAATACATCTTTCATTGTCTTCTTGTCATTCCTGGGATCGCTCTTCTCTCTCTGTTAACTTCGTCATTTTATTTCCAGCAAAACTATCATCGAAATTACCTAACTACCCCTTGTAATTAACATAAACAGCTTTAATCGAAAGATGATGAAGGTGTaaatataaatctaaatttaGGAAATTTTCTAGTAATTTCAAGACTTCTATATAAACTTACCTCATATTTGATACTTTTTTTCCtggtttgtatttaatttagtttctccCTCCAGAGCcttaattatccaaaaaaatcaattcccgTGAAGATATTATTGTATCCCAAAACACATTATTATTCATTACAATATTgtaattataacattacctctttatcattttatcttttgtttttacttcagaaataatgtaatatttttatcatgatataaatatttttaaggatTGTATAGGGTTATTTtggtaattgtatttttaatgtacaataaaatttataatgtaacccttaaataaaacaattcaatacCTTCTTCGTAGtagagtttttgtattttttatatttgataaaatagtaGAATTACTACATTACATTTaccatttaaatttttcaaccTAGACTTCAGGGGTTTAGttgtaattttataatgatttgtttgttattattgtttaaacataaaaacattttCGGTTatgtacaaataaaaaaaataaaaagctattGACATGTGTCTCACACTTGTTTGCCGCTCCGCTACCTTCTAGCGACGCGTGCGACTAATTCTGGTGATTGTAATTGTGATTTTGTCGCATTATTTGATTCATCCCGGCATCTCTTTCCTCTCTCGGTGGCATGTGTGTGGTGATTTAACGTGGTCCGGTCTAAAATTActttacttttctttatttcttttgcttcttttttttccttgaattttgtgctagccataaaaaaaaaccacatcaacccttcaatttattttttttcttttgattcaatccctcttctcttatttgcaattgttttatttacattgattattcctaattagattttaattatttctaattggattttattttcgaTTTCATTCGTGgttgttagatttttttaatttgttttcaaatttggtcttcattcttttaattgctatttgttttgttttgaattattttctttgttgttttgttttgttttgttttttttcaattgcactcctagacatttattttcatttaatttttatgtcaaatttgttcctaattcttttaattactattttttaatcattatcttaatggatttgcttttttttataatttcacccataaacatttaatttcatttgatttttatgtcgaATTTAgtgttaattcttttaattgctatttttttttgttttgcattgttttttttattgatttgttttattgatttcatcccttaaaatttgtttgattaaaaatcttacttctttgtttttttaggtttgtctTTAATGGGATCACCCCGGTCTCATGGTTCGAGTAATAGATTTGAAGAATTAGACCGAGTCGactttcatttttgtttaaagtgttatttttttaatatttcttttgcgggttttttttcgtttttctatttatagaatCATTCTAATTTCATGTCTCAGGtcatgtgtttgatttgttgacttGGGTTGGTTGTCGAGTTCGTTTGatactttttttgttattttttttttgtttggacaagtttttaaaatttatacttttaaattgGTTTGTAATAAACTTCTTAACAATAAACAAATCTAGGATTTCATAGATTgcaaattttttatgattttaccaTGTTTGGAATGTTTGTTTATATCTATAAAAACCACCATTATTCCAAGGCTTTAGCATAGAAAAAGTAGAGGTGTCTACGGCGACattaaaatatgaaacaaaGAAATATTCTATCAAACACTAGCAGTAGAGTAGTCGCAACAGTCTTCCTAGTAAAACAAATCAACttgctctttatatatatatatatgaagggaAACAAAGAAATGTTCTATCAAACCAAACACTAGCAGTGGAGTAGTCGCAAGTCGCAACCGTCTTCCTAGTAAAACAAACCAACttgctctttatatatatatatatatagtaaaacaaatcaacttgctctttatatatatatatatatatatatatatatatatatatatatatatatatatatatatataagatggtAACAAAATAGCGGTCTTTCCACTAATACGTGCATCAGTCAAGAAGAAATACTCTTCAGTCTGAAAATTGCATCCACGGCAATCcacatataatattttgatacttTTAGCTTTGCTCAATTCATGCCCAGTATTTCCGCACTGACACGGTATATATAGACAAGGTTAGCACCCAAGAAAACACAACCTCTTGAATCCTGAACAGCTACAAGAAATGGAGTTTTCAATGTTGTTCATCACCCTTCTTATTCTTCAAGCTATCTTCCCCTCTCAAACATCGATCCAAGCAGCCCCTACAAAATCAGACCTCTTCCGTGAATACATAGGGGCCGAGTTCAATAATGTCAGATTCACCGATGTCCCTGTAAACCCTAATGTTGAATTCCATTTCATCCTCTCTTTTGCCATTGACTATGACACCTCCAGCTCTCCCTCCCCCACCAATGGAAAATTCAACATCTTTTGGGACACCGATAATCTAAGCCCTTCCCAGGTTTCTTCTATCAAGAACCAACATTCCAATGTCAAAGTTGCCTTGAGCCTTGGGGGGGATAGTGTAGCGAATGGCTATGCTTACTTTAATCCTTCCTCTGTTGATTCTTGGGTTTCTAATGCTGTTTCTTCACTCACACGGATCATTCAGCAGTATAACTTGGATGGGATTGATATTGATTACGAGCACTTCCAAGCTGATCCTGATACATTTACAGAGTGTATAGGACAACTCATTACAGCCCTTAAGAGAAATGGAGTCATCTCGTTTGCCTCTATAGCTCCTTTTGATGATGATCAAGTTCAGAGCCACTACTTGGCCTTGTGGAGGAAATATGGGCATCAGATAGACTATGTCAACTTCCAATTTTATGCATATGATAAGGGGACATCGGTGGCCCAGTTTCTGAATTACTTCAACACGCAGAGTTCTAATTATAATGGTGGTAAAGTATTGGTGAGCTTTATCAGTGATGGAAGCGGAGGGTTATCTCCAGCAAATGGCTTCTTCACAGCCTGCAGTAAGCTTAAGAGTCAGAACCGACTCCATGGGATTTTCGTTTGGTCGGCAGATGACTCTAAGGCTGGTGGTTTCCGCTACGAAAAGCAGTCACAAGCTCTACTGGCAATTCCtcactaatattattaattaccaTGAAATTCGGCTTAATTACTCTATGTGATAAATTAGATTCCATGGTCATGTACTAGTAATCTATGATTATGTTTCTGTGTATGCAATACTTGTATTCCAGATTCGGTTGTTTTTGCTGATGTTGGTGTGCCTTATTCCCCTGGATCAATGCTGGATAGCTGGTCTACCAAGTACTCGATAGATTGTCTGTGAGAATCATTTTTTGATTTGGCTCAGATACTCGGTCAGCTTATGGTCTTGATAGAATATCAATGGTAGTGGTTGGAGTGGtaactatttaaaattaataaaataaaataaaaaacatcaacctTTGAGTTTCTTTATAAACAAAGTTTACCGTGGATcaacatgaaattaaattattattttatcttttaaacaaaaaactattaacTTTGCCATTAAggataaactatttttttcacttgacTCGTTACTCACTTCTAAATACATTAGGATAAACCGGTTTTATTATCATAATGGATGcggtaaaataatttaattatctttagtaaaaaaaaatatcaagctgGTGTAAAcggattttttcatttttttatttttttaaacaaagtgaaatgattttattatttatttttatttttaattttatattggtttatcttaaatatttatattttatatagtttagttatttatttatttacatgtaaaaataaataaattcatggaaTTATagtttttcaagtgaaaatttAGCATCCAATCCTTGAGTTTTAGCTAAACATTaaccttaaataaataaaggctcATGGTATTGAGAAAGCTCATCTATAAgccaattaaataataaaatttcccTTAAACATATTcgatgagaaaaataaattttgctcATGTAAGAGTAAGTAATCCTTGTCATAAATCTTAGAAATAAATCCTAGTAAATCACAAAGATAATCTTCTTTGTAAATATCCAAATTAAACGGCTTTGATGTTGCAAGAAAGATAAGATgaatatctataatttttatgtttataactTTCTTAAGATAAGTccatttgataaataaaatagagcTACAAATTAAAGGTCAAAATCTACtagtttttaaaagaaaaccaagaaacaaataaaatgatattttaggacaaagaaaaagagaagatcAAGAAAGAGACTTTGATCATAAAAGATgaaatagggtttttttttaactattgaaaAGGGGTAGAAATAAAAAGGAGAGAAGGAGAGCATGTTGCAAACATAAACAACATATTTCTAACTTATTCCaagcataaaatattttattcttctcATTAATTTTCCTTTAATGTATTCCAATGAGAACACGCATGGTTTATGTCAAATTCATTAtgaactaaattttatttttcaaggaaaTGTAGCCTAGTTTTCATCACACAGTTTagattttaagttatttaatttttaattttttccatgtcGAGTGTTTATCATTGATCTTATTGCTTATAACTTTTTGACTAATTATTGTCTAATCTATTAAATTATAGTGAGACCAAGAGATGATTTACTATTAGAAGTTTTCAGGATTAAACACTACTAATTGAGAGAGAAATACAGATACTTTACTAAAATTAGTTTGATTTTAGATtaagaaaaatccaaataacttaataaatcttgaattaattcaatttacaTAGAAATATGTTGAATTTATTAGGTGGAGTTATGTTTAATGTTGTTTAGGAGAAAACTCTAAATAGTTAAGGGATCTTTTAATCATCACattaagatttgaaattttataaaaaaaaaacttgtatctCAAATTCGattgtttttattgatgttgGTGTGTCTTATTCCTCTTGGTTCAATGTTGTATAATTGATTATGTATTATTTAAAGTGACGTCTATCAAGTACTCGATAGATTATCGATGAGAATCATTTTTTGGTTTGGCTCATGTATTCGATCAGCTTGTGGTCTTAATTGAGTATCGATCTTTTGGTTCAGCCATaagattttcttttgtaaaaaaaagatctaacaAGGTGGTTTGAGTgagaaataatgaataaaataaaagacaatgGCCTTTTAATTTGCACAAAGACAAAGTTCATTgtggatcgggatgtgaaatagttattttttccttataaaaaaCCAACATCTTTGTCATGAGGGataatacaatatttttccattgacttatttgttattttcaaatatattcaGACAAATCagttttatcatattttttgatatagtaaaataatttaattatctttaaaaacaaaaaaaaatattaagctaGTGTATATGGACTTTTTtgtcttgttattttttcaagcttAATGAAATGACTTAATTACTTATTTTTacctatttttatataattatttcttattacactttttatttatgctattttatcttaaatatttcaattttatatagtttttatttatttatttacatgtaaaaagaaatatattcatggaattatgggttttttagtaaaaaaatcagCATTTAATCATTGAATTTTAGCTAAACATTTACCTTAACTAGATTGAGGCTTATGGTATTTAAGAAGCCGTTCAAAAAACCAAATAAGAAAATGTACTTAAGGATTTCTGATTGACTAGTGTGCATGctttgaaaaagaaaggaatgagaaaaataaaatttttcattgtaagaataagaaaatttattttccataaatCCTAAAAGTGGTTCTTGGTAAATTAGAGACaacttttgatataaatatccAAATTAAACGGTCTTGATGTCAAAAGAAAGGTAAGAGAAAAATCTAcaacatttatgtttttaataaagaaaatagggTTAGAAATTAGAGGTTAGAGTCCACCAGTGTTggaaaatcaagaaacatgTAAAAGGAgatttggtataaaaaatataaagaagatcAATGAAGAGACCATGACCATAGTAGATAAAAAAGGGTTATATTTTACCATCGAAAAGAGGTATAAATAAGAAGGAGATAAAGAGAGctacaaacaaaaacaacatgctGAAATGGAGTGCTTTTTCAACATATTCCAAACAGAATAATTTTTACTCTTCTCATTAATTCCCCCTTGATGTTTCCAATAAGAACATTGTTTATGTCAAATTCATCAtgaattacaatttatttttccagGGTTTTAAAGTAGTCTAGTTTGATTacacaatttaaatttcaagatattttatttttgatttttttaatatggagtgTTTATCATTGATCTTATTGCTTATAAATTTTTAGCCAATTATTGTCTAATCTATTTAATCATAACGAGACCAAGAGGTAATTTATGATTAGAAGTTTTCAAGATTAAACACCACTAGGTGAACAAGGGATGTAGATACTTTACtatgattaatttgattttagattaatataaatccaaataacttaataaatcttcaatcaatttaatttacacAGAGATATGTTGAACTATTAGGTTGAGATATTTTCAATGTTGTTCAGGAgaaaactttaaataattaaaggatATTTTAATcatcaacatgaaaaaaactcagttttatttctaaatagtaattaatttgataaatttcagtACTTGATAACATAATTAGTCATTGTGGActtggcatttttttttcataaaattttataacttattGCGATTTTGTTCACTTGCAAATTCAGAATCCTTTTATACAAATTCCACTTATTATCAATCCAATGAGCTgttaaacatatatatttaatattttggattgatgtcCATGTATCTGTTGTTGAATATAATCACTGACCCCTAAGAGCTGTCCTCAATCtatccttttattcaacataaaGTTTCTAACAATCTCTCATAATAGTGAAACGAGAAAGAATGCAAAATCTAGATTGTATGGTCCTAGTAAACAATTTAAATCTCTGACTctccataaaattaaaaggcaactcatcaattataacCATCTTTGCTGATGTTTGTCTatattcatcataattataaccTATTGCCTTAAGAGTTCTCacattttgatcttttaattcaCCCTTTTCTATTTTAGGTTCTAATACCAAAACCTTTTGTTTCATATCAACCACAAAGGGAAACTTTTTACACACTTTTAAATCACTCCACATATTACCTGTGTCATTAAGAATAGCACgacatgtataattttttccatAATAATTACATTCAACTCTAGGGGCTTTAGGATCACCATCGAGTTTTCTAAAGTGATCccaaatttgtgatttttttctatcatcagcatttcttttccttgatgTCAAGACTTGAGGTTGTTTATCTTTGAGGTTGTTTATCTTTTGTATTCATGGTGGATCCTGCGGTGATTGATGTTGGGTTAGTCTTTGAAGTTGGAGAATTGGTTGATGTTGGTGTAGTGCTAGTGGATGAAGCgttttgaatttgaaagttTTTCATCTGTTATTACCTAATGAAAACATTCTAACGACCATAATTAATATGAGaatgataaattatatatattaccaAATTTCCATAAGTAAAAATAgtggtataaataaataaaaagtaaaaaaatattaccatgttatgaattgtattttattccaTGTTTATAACAATTATTCAAGTTCCACGAAATATTCAAATGGGCATgtcaaaagtaaaaataaaataaaataaataacgcTCATTTTGTAGATTTATGAATACACTCTTTTTTGCCTCATTATTTTTCAGCTGCATTAACAACTAAAATTCTCTACAAGCCTCCCAAATGTTCTAATTGTGCTCCTCTTTTTTCTGAAGGTATTGGTTCGATTATGTCCTTCACTTGACAGCATATAAAGAATGGAGTTTGAGTTGTTATCAATaactttcaaatttaaaacaatgattTATTATTAGTGCAATATTGCACAGTAATTCTACAATAGTGAGTTcttatttgaattgttttaacatTTGCCATATGTGAGTGTTCTaagcataaattttttttacattaagttCATAACTTTATTAATGCAAATGACATGTCTCTTTGAATTCTTTCTTGTTATGGTAGTTATGAtgctatatttattttctagttacTAATAGTTAGTGATTGATCACTGTTAAAATggagaaaaatataatgaaatggcatatttcatatgttttttaggAGTTGCAGCTTTCATAATCTCATATATGAATTAACATGATAAGATGAGATTTCACTTTTTCTTCAGTATCATAATTAACAGTTATTCTAGTGCAATGCAGGCATATGACATGCGTAATGCAGGAGCTATCATTC belongs to Populus nigra chromosome 18, ddPopNigr1.1, whole genome shotgun sequence and includes:
- the LOC133678295 gene encoding chitinase 2-like; protein product: MEFSMLFITLLILQAIFPSQTSIQAAPTKSDLFREYIGAEFNNVRFTDVPVNPNVEFHFILSFAIDYDTSSSPSPTNGKFNIFWDTDNLSPSQVSSIKNQHSNVKVALSLGGDSVANGYAYFNPSSVDSWVSNAVSSLTRIIQQYNLDGIDIDYEHFQADPDTFTECIGQLITALKRNGVISFASIAPFDDDQVQSHYLALWRKYGHQIDYVNFQFYAYDKGTSVAQFLNYFNTQSSNYNGGKVLVSFISDGSGGLSPANGFFTACSKLKSQNRLHGIFVWSADDSKAGGFRYEKQSQALLAIPH
- the LOC133677806 gene encoding uncharacterized protein LOC133677806, which codes for MKEYQTPLKELSRSSSSSARKFKESQLKKPQKIAKKSLSGVFSSAAEVVSPEINSELSDFSLVSDISDAYHCGQTAQISVSPLNPAPWASTDTLSVSDLTPTSEISTITDGPGSVEKYGLGKLCGSKIGPVEGLEADVAVKLLKEARVEVSNSDVRSKKVLDALTKAVMDEYYTLPEEKDWMTDLVSMKWRIVCLCFLIWSFVVSTILFLFGSGLGGSAGGPLPT